From Acidimicrobiales bacterium, the proteins below share one genomic window:
- a CDS encoding alpha/beta hydrolase: protein MATYVLIPGAGSDSWYWHLVVPLLEAEGHDVVAVDLPCEDDSAGLAEYVEATVAAIGDRAGRDDLVLVAQSLGGFTAPLVCERVPVRLLVLLAAMVPQVGETPGEWWAATGQEEAQAEQARRDGRPPGMGDIEGLFLHDVPPDVIAASADHVFDQSGTPLEKPWPGVGGGWPDVPTRFLLCRGDRLFPADFQRRIVRERLGLVPDEMDGGHLPALAHPEDLATRLLAYWDDLPTGS, encoded by the coding sequence ATGGCTACCTATGTGCTCATCCCGGGGGCGGGGTCGGACTCGTGGTACTGGCACCTGGTGGTGCCGTTGTTGGAGGCGGAGGGGCACGACGTGGTGGCGGTCGACCTGCCGTGTGAGGACGACTCGGCGGGGCTGGCGGAGTACGTCGAGGCGACGGTGGCGGCGATCGGCGACCGTGCCGGCCGGGACGACCTGGTGCTCGTGGCCCAGTCGCTGGGTGGGTTCACCGCGCCGCTGGTGTGCGAGCGGGTCCCGGTGCGGCTGCTGGTGCTGCTGGCGGCGATGGTGCCGCAGGTCGGGGAGACGCCGGGCGAGTGGTGGGCCGCGACCGGTCAGGAGGAGGCGCAGGCCGAGCAGGCCCGACGCGACGGCCGTCCGCCGGGAATGGGCGACATCGAAGGGCTCTTCCTCCACGACGTGCCGCCCGACGTGATCGCCGCCAGCGCCGACCACGTGTTCGACCAGTCGGGCACGCCCCTCGAGAAGCCGTGGCCCGGTGTCGGCGGCGGCTGGCCCGACGTGCCCACCCGCTTCCTGCTCTGCCGGGGCGACCGGCTGTTCCCGGCCGACTTCCAGCGCCGCATCGTGCGGGAGCGGCTCGGCCTCGTGCCCGACGAGATGGACGGCGGCCACCTCCCCGCCCTGGCCCACCCGGAGGACCTGGCGACCCGCCTCCTCGCCTACTGGGACGACCTCCCCACCGGGAGCTGA